Proteins from a single region of Bradysia coprophila strain Holo2 chromosome X unlocalized genomic scaffold, BU_Bcop_v1 contig_416, whole genome shotgun sequence:
- the LOC119069963 gene encoding solute carrier family 22 member 4, producing the protein MAESAQDAVFDKILALVGDDGKFQKRFNYIFNVALSMFSSMVYMNIILALSVPTHWCHVPGRENTNSTLDEWRTLTLPRKLDSSGISSFSSCQMYNVSFPTDDHQWDYENWNFSDHNVVECVHGYEYDKTWYENTVVSQENWVCEKVLYQTNTYVFIRIGEVIGTFFFGQLGDTFGRRIIYYMSILVMLGGRMVTIFTSSWYTAFTIAVIVASLASNSIFQCPLIISMEISKPEKRAQIAMIQALGWALGMCLMPLIFWVVKDWQIFLVTTTAPIVLFLFFPKYMIESPRWLATVGKFKQSADTLKRIAKINGKSFEITEKYLKTMLPDQQTTKTYGIISLFSGLRIAVNTTLLVLCWCVCNITYFLLVILITQLPGNPFLNFFWQGVVELPSYVIGQYLCNRIGRRLTNCIMYISAAVFCICACFVVRYTEYNIYTICLTVLAKFCVNITFFAINLQALETYPTCLRQSGISVGMIIANIFGICGPYISYMGTAYDSRYPFIIMCGLFVIATICSSFLPETLYQKLPDSIEEARTFGANQKFWSIPRRVKNRFETDLRKDDETEELNQTKFAP; encoded by the exons ATGGCTGAGTCGGCACAAGATGcagtttttgataaaattctgGCACTCGTTGGAGATGatggaaaatttcagaaaagatTTAATTACATATTTAATGTTGCCTTATCAATGTTCTCATCCATGGTTTATATGAATATAATATTAGCATTAAGCGTACCGACCCACTGGTGTCACGTACCCGGAAGAGAAAATACGAATTCAACTTTAGACGAATGGCGTACACTTACTTTACCCAG aaAATTAGACAGCAGTGGCATTAGCAGTTTCAGTTCATGCCAAATGTACAACGTTAGCTTTCCAACAGACGACCATCAATGGGATTATGagaattggaattttagtGACCATAATGTTGTTG AATGCGTTCATGGATACGAGTACGACAAGACGTGGTACGAAAACACCGTTGTTTCTCAAGAGAATTGGGTTTGCGAAAAGGTCCTTTATCAAACAAATACTTACGTGTTCATACGAATCGGTGAAGTGATTGGGACTTTCTTTTTCGGTCAATTGGGCGATAC CTTTGGTAGGCGAATCATTTACTATATGTCGATACTGGTAATGTTGGGTGGACGAATGGTTACAATATTCACGAGTTCATGGTATACGGCATTTACGATAGCTGTAATTGTCGCGAGTTTGGcatcgaattcaatttttcagtgtCCGCTCATTATATCTATGGAAATATCAAAACC AGAAAAGAGAGCTCAAATTGCAATGATTCAAGCCCTCGGTTGGGCACTTGGTATGTGTTTAATGCCATTAATATTTTGGGTTGTCAAAGATTGGCAGATATTCCTAGTAACTACTACAGCACCAATTGTATTGTTCTTATTTTTCCccaa ATACATGATCGAATCGCCTAGATGGCTAGCAACAGTTGGAAAATTTAAGCAAAGTGCTGATACCCTAAAGCGTATAGCTAAAATAAATGGGAAAAGCTTTGAAATAACcgaaaaatatctgaaaacAATGCTACCGGATCAGCAAACTACAAAAACATATGGGATAATTTCGCTGTTCAGTGGTCTACGGATTGCTGTCAATACAACTCTATTAGTATTGTGTTG GTGCGTTTGCAACATAACTTACTTCCTGTTGGTAATACTCATCACTCAATTACCCGGAAATccgtttttgaattttttctggCAGGGCGTTG TCGAATTACCGTCGTACGTAATTGGACAATACTTGT gtaATCGCATTGGTAGACGCTTGACAAACTGCATAATGTATATATCAGCAGCCGTATTTTGTATATGCGCCTGTTTCGTTGTTCGAT ATACCGAGTATAACATTTATACGATTTGTTTGACCGTTCTGGCAAAGTTTTGTGTGAATATCACATTCTTTGCTATTAATCTGCAAGCGCTGGAAACTTATCCGACCTGTCTTCGGCAATCGGGCATTTCTGTTGGAATGATTATTGCAAATATATTTGGTATATGTGGTCCATACATCAGCTACATG ggCACCGCCTATGACTCTCGTTATCCATTCATAATTATGTGCGGATTATTTGTAATAGCAACCATATGCAGTTCGTTTCTACCAGAAACACTATATCAAAAATTGCCTGATTCAATTGAAGAGGCGAGAACGTTCGGTGCCAATCAG AAATTTTGGAGCATACCTAGACGAGTGAAAAATCGGTTTGAAACTGATTTAAGAAAGGATGATGAGACTGAAGAACTtaaccaaacaaaatttgcACCCTAa
- the LOC119069920 gene encoding deoxynucleoside kinase-like — protein sequence MARQVSDISCTSHRSNSLVVAVEGNIGAGKSSFLEYCSQHSELIFQSYPEPVDQWQSFFGTNVLSEYYGNPSKWAIPFQLLVGMTVGDNYRKQTWKRVKLIERSLLSSRYVFMENLLRNNVIEQGMADIMGTWYDRMLDDGDLKPHVIGGLTIKPVLYSESLIIVLLFSSVYLRTTPSVALSRIQARPRSAESSVTLGQLEDIHNLHEEWMEQVNLRNSAYDDPELPVFTIDADL from the exons ATGGCACGTCAAGTTTCTGATATCAGTTGTACTAGTCATCGGTCCAATTCTCTAGTCGTCGCCGTTGAGGGAAATATCGGTGCCGGCAAATCGTCTTTTCTTGAATATTGCAGTCAACATTCCGAACTCATCTTTCAGTCATATCCAGAGCCCGTTGACCAGTGGCAGAGTTTCTTCGGCACGAACGTTCTG TCGGAATACTATGGTAATCCGAGTAAGTGGGCCATACCGTTCCAGTTGTTGGTGGGAATGACTGTCGGCGATAATTACAGGAAACAGACTTGGAAGCGGGTGAAACTAATTGAGAGATCGTTGCTCAGTTCCCG GTATGTTTTTATGGAAAACCTTCTGCGTAATAACGTCATCGAGCAGGGTATGGCTGACATTATGGGAACCTGGTATGATCGTATGTTGGACGATGGTGATCTGAAACCCCATGTCATCGGTGGGCTTACCATTAAACCGGTTTTATATTCTGAGTCGTTAATTATCGTTCTTCTGTTCTCATCAGTTTATTTGCGTACCACTCCGTCTGTTGCTCTGTCTCGCATTCAAGCTAGACCTCGTAGCGCAGAGAGTTCTGTTACATTGGGACAATTGGAGGACATCCATAATTTGCACGAAGAGTGGATGGAGCAAGTGAATTTACGAAACTCCGCATATGATGATCCGGAGTTGCCA GTTTTCACTATTGATGCCGATCTTTAG
- the LOC119069976 gene encoding glutathione S-transferase 1-like: MSPVLYHHALSPSSRTALLTLRNVDLDEFEVKNIDINADEKYTVDYLKINPSNQVPVYVDDDFILTESRAIACYLASSVDRFYPTDLRKRALIDSRLFFDATNSSVRDFVFPVLRGEVKKIESDRREAVKDFLKILESFLLKSEWFAGDEVTIADFSYLANVATIKAWGVSFDEYPKLNSWYNRCKDLPGFSENKKGAQLLSKKMSILLDEPLWKKKKSSV, from the exons ATGTCTCCCGTTTTATATCATCACGCTTTGTCACCGTCCAGTCGAACAGCCCTTTTAACACTTAGAAATGTCGATCTGGATGAGTTTGAGGTGAAGAATATCGACATTAATGCTGACGAAAAGTATACGGTCGACTATTTGAAAATCAATCCATCGAATCAAGTGCCTGTTTACGTTGATGATGACTTCATTCTGACCGAGTCCAGAGCTATCGCATGTTATTTGGCTAGCTCAGTGGACCGATTTTATCCGACCGATTTAAGGAAGCGAGCACTCATCGATTCGCGACTGTTTTTCGATGCTACCAATTCGTCGGTTAGAGATTTTGTG tttCCAGTACTCCGCggtgaagtgaaaaaaattgaaagcgATCGTCGGGAGgcagtaaaagattttctcaaaattttggaatCTTTTCTGTTGAAATCGGAATGGTTTGCTGGTGATGAGGTTACGATCGCAGATTTCTCGTATCTGGCAAATGTGGCGACAATTAAG GCATGGGGAGTAAGCTTTGACGAATATCCAAAACTCAACAGTTGGTACAATCGTTGCAAGGATCTTCCAGGCTTcagtgaaaacaaaaaaggAGCACAGCTTCTGTCGAAAAAGATGTCTATTCTTCTCGACGAACCTTtgtggaaaaagaaaaaatcttcCGTCTAG